Proteins from a genomic interval of Chanodichthys erythropterus isolate Z2021 chromosome 6, ASM2448905v1, whole genome shotgun sequence:
- the gadd45ba gene encoding growth arrest and DNA-damage-inducible, beta a, with the protein MTLEEVVGCNITDKKMDTVNQALEELLVAAQRQDCLTVGVYESAKLMNVDPDCVVLCVLATDEEDQDDIALQIHFTLLQAFCCDNDINILRVSGLRRLAQVLGEPTTVDNSEPRDFHCILVTNSQCQPLKCQALKDVGNYCEESRCKNQWIPYLSLQER; encoded by the exons ATGACCCTGGAAGAAGTCGTTGGATGCAATATCACTGATAAAAA AATGGACACCGTGAACCAAGCATTGGAAGAGCTGCTGGTAGCAGCACAGAGACAGGACTGTCTTACAGTCGGCGTTTATGAGTCTGCAAAACTAATGAATGT TGATCCAGACTGTGTGGTACTGTGCGTTCTGGCCACCGACGAGGAGGACCAGGACGATATTGCGCTGCAGATTCACTTCACGCTCCTTCAGGCGTTCTGCTGCGACAACGACATCAACATCCTGCGGGTGTCTGGTCTGAGGCGCCTCGCGCAGGTACTCGGCGAGCCAACCACCGTGGACAACAGCGAGCCTAGAGACTTCCACTGCATCCTAGTCACT AACTCTCAATGCCAACCACTCAAATGCCAGGCACTGAAGGACGTGGGCAACTACTGTGAAGAGAGCCGGTGCAAAAACCAATGGATTCCTTATCTGTCCCTGCAAGAACGTTGA